A section of the Candidatus Nomurabacteria bacterium genome encodes:
- the pilO gene encoding type 4a pilus biogenesis protein PilO → MKNFLLPLIVLIAAVAIFFSLSRPLLADIAVLRLEKAKLETGLDNARKLQEVRDELIKISREFPKEDLDRLNKMLPDNVDNVRLIIDINNLARGSGMSIRNIKIKSDQGGTDPQVIADSGQKKGAVTLAFSVAGPYANFEDFLQRLARSLRLVDVTDVSFSSNEKNFYEYSVELQTYWLK, encoded by the coding sequence AAAATTTTCTCCTTCCCCTTATCGTTTTGATTGCCGCCGTCGCCATTTTCTTCAGCCTCTCACGACCTCTGCTCGCGGACATCGCCGTTTTGCGTCTAGAGAAAGCCAAACTAGAAACCGGTTTGGATAATGCGCGTAAATTACAAGAAGTTCGTGACGAACTTATCAAGATTTCTCGCGAATTTCCCAAAGAAGACTTAGATCGTCTAAACAAAATGTTGCCTGACAACGTAGATAATGTCCGATTGATTATCGATATCAATAATCTGGCGCGTGGCTCGGGGATGTCTATTCGTAATATTAAGATCAAGTCTGATCAGGGGGGCACTGATCCGCAGGTGATTGCTGACAGTGGACAGAAAAAAGGCGCTGTTACCCTTGCTTTCTCGGTCGCCGGCCCCTATGCAAACTTTGAAGATTTTCTGCAGCGGTTGGCGCGGAGCTTGCGTCTGGTCGATGTAACTGACGTTTCCTTCAGCTCGAATGAGAAAAATTTCTACGAGTATAGCGTGGAGTTACAAACTTACTGGCTGAAATAA
- a CDS encoding type II/IV secretion system protein produces MDSTITVPVATIEEGSRIPLEVLEYVPKSSATYYQFVPLRVSDGVLEVGMMDSNNLEARDAIQFIASKIGLPFKIFSIGKDDFERALKGYEGLTSQVTKALGDLDSEIKNEEKKQKTESGSDKKEVKIVEDAPVTKIVAVILQHASSGNASDIHIEPTPENVRVRFRVDGSLHSSLFLPSSVLDAVVARIKILTNMRLDERRKPQDGRFSARVEGRKIDFRVSTMPTYYGEKVVIRILDSERQLLTFSQLGLTPINLNTFERALKRPYGMILVTGPTGSGKTSTLYSMLQVIDRESNNVVSLEDPIEYSVPDVSQSQVRPEINYTFANGLRSILRQDPDIIMVGEIRDSETAKLAIQAALTGHLVLSTLHTNNAAGVIPRLVDMGIDPYLIAATLILAVAQRLVPTLCAESKQEVPLDGGLRAVVDKYLEEVPEEVKKTIEIPKSIFRPQPSPTCSAGVRGRMAVFEVLEMDHEFEQLMLSTPTEEAISSLARKKGFLTMREDALLKAFKGLISFEEVSKL; encoded by the coding sequence ATGGATTCAACGATTACCGTTCCCGTCGCAACAATTGAAGAGGGGAGTCGGATTCCCTTAGAGGTTTTAGAATATGTTCCGAAGAGCTCGGCGACGTATTATCAATTTGTGCCCCTAAGGGTAAGTGACGGTGTTCTGGAGGTGGGGATGATGGACAGCAATAATCTCGAGGCGCGCGATGCGATCCAGTTCATTGCCTCTAAGATTGGTCTTCCCTTTAAAATTTTTTCAATTGGTAAGGATGACTTCGAGCGGGCATTGAAGGGGTACGAGGGTCTTACCAGTCAAGTGACAAAGGCGCTGGGTGACCTTGATTCGGAGATCAAAAACGAGGAAAAAAAACAGAAGACAGAGTCCGGTTCCGATAAAAAAGAAGTGAAGATTGTGGAGGATGCACCAGTAACCAAGATTGTGGCTGTGATTCTTCAACACGCTTCGTCTGGGAATGCTTCCGATATTCATATTGAGCCCACACCAGAAAATGTCCGGGTAAGGTTTCGGGTAGATGGTTCACTTCACTCTAGCCTTTTCCTGCCCAGTTCGGTGCTCGATGCGGTTGTGGCGCGTATCAAGATTCTGACCAACATGAGATTAGATGAGCGACGCAAGCCGCAAGACGGCCGTTTCTCTGCTCGGGTAGAGGGGAGAAAGATTGATTTCCGTGTTTCTACAATGCCAACTTATTACGGTGAGAAGGTGGTAATTCGTATTCTGGATTCAGAACGACAGCTGCTCACCTTTAGTCAATTGGGTCTAACCCCAATCAATCTGAACACTTTCGAGCGCGCTCTTAAACGACCCTACGGAATGATTCTGGTTACGGGACCGACTGGTTCTGGAAAAACTTCCACGCTTTATTCTATGTTGCAAGTGATTGATCGGGAGAGCAATAACGTGGTGAGCCTGGAAGATCCGATCGAATATAGCGTTCCGGATGTCAGTCAGTCCCAAGTCAGACCAGAGATAAATTATACTTTTGCTAACGGCTTGCGCAGTATCTTGCGTCAGGATCCGGATATCATAATGGTCGGAGAAATTCGTGATTCAGAAACAGCTAAACTCGCAATTCAGGCGGCGCTAACTGGTCATCTTGTGCTTTCCACTCTCCACACCAATAATGCAGCCGGAGTCATCCCTCGTCTTGTCGATATGGGCATTGATCCCTATCTTATCGCCGCGACCCTTATTCTCGCCGTGGCGCAGAGACTAGTTCCTACCCTTTGCGCTGAATCTAAGCAAGAGGTTCCGCTTGATGGTGGTCTTCGGGCGGTAGTTGATAAATATCTAGAAGAGGTACCAGAGGAAGTCAAAAAGACAATTGAGATTCCGAAAAGCATCTTTCGTCCTCAACCATCACCAACTTGTTCTGCTGGGGTTCGTGGTCGGATGGCCGTTTTTGAAGTACTTGAAATGGATCACGAGTTTGAGCAACTAATGCTCTCCACGCCCACCGAAGAAGCTATTTCCTCACTGGCAAGAAAGAAAGGTTTCCTCACGATGCGGGAAGATGCCCTACTCAAGGCGTTTAAGGGTCTGATTTCCTTTGAAGAAGTGAGCAAGTTGTAA
- a CDS encoding response regulator, with protein sequence MNILIIDDDKFLLDMYSLKFNELGFQVSTATDGEEALEKVTNGLNPDIFLIDILMPKLDGFQFIAKLKEKNLPPETILIILSNMGQQADIDQGLALGVDGYIVKATATPSEVVSKTVDIANSKHAKNKKV encoded by the coding sequence ATGAATATCTTAATCATTGATGACGACAAGTTCTTACTGGACATGTACTCGCTCAAGTTCAATGAGCTTGGTTTCCAGGTTTCCACCGCCACTGACGGCGAGGAAGCACTGGAAAAGGTCACAAATGGTCTCAACCCGGATATCTTTTTGATCGATATTCTAATGCCGAAGCTGGACGGCTTTCAGTTTATTGCCAAACTGAAAGAAAAAAACTTACCTCCAGAAACTATTTTGATAATTCTCTCCAATATGGGTCAACAGGCAGACATTGATCAGGGTTTGGCGCTTGGCGTAGACGGCTATATTGTGAAGGCGACGGCCACCCCCTCGGAGGTGGTGAGCAAAACGGTCGATATTGCCAATAGTAAGCACGCTAAGAATAAAAAAGTATGA
- a CDS encoding type IV pilus twitching motility protein PilT — MTDYKRDLEELVVTVVKEGASDLHLTVGRHPTIRVSGDLIPLVNRPVLKPEDTIGLITEVLSPENKEEFWKNKEIDFAYSASANARFRGNGFFQRGFVGAAFRLIPNKILSLKELNLPERLEEFARREQGFFLAVGPVGQGKSTTLASLIQMINQERAEHIVTIEDPVEYLFQNDKSIIDQREVRFDTMSFSRAMRGMFREDVNVLMLGEMRSPETIAAAVTAAETGHLVLSTLHTNSASQTIDRIIDSFPANQQNQIRIQLAGSLAGIFSQRLLPRISGGQVPAYELLINNNAIANLIREGRTAEIDVVIETGSENGMINLNQSLSDLIRRGEITQETAYRYSLNPKGLGRMI; from the coding sequence ATGACCGATTACAAGCGAGATTTAGAGGAACTGGTTGTCACGGTTGTGAAAGAGGGGGCTTCGGATCTCCACCTCACCGTCGGTCGACATCCAACCATCCGCGTGTCTGGTGATTTGATTCCACTAGTTAATCGCCCGGTGTTAAAGCCAGAAGACACCATTGGCTTAATAACCGAGGTACTTTCACCGGAGAATAAGGAAGAGTTTTGGAAGAATAAAGAGATTGATTTTGCTTATTCTGCTTCTGCCAACGCGCGTTTCCGTGGGAATGGCTTCTTCCAACGCGGCTTTGTGGGTGCCGCCTTTCGCCTAATTCCGAATAAAATTTTGAGTCTCAAGGAGCTTAATTTACCCGAGCGTCTCGAGGAGTTTGCTCGACGGGAGCAGGGGTTCTTTCTCGCCGTTGGGCCTGTTGGTCAGGGTAAGTCCACCACGCTCGCTTCGCTTATTCAGATGATCAATCAGGAGAGAGCCGAGCATATTGTCACGATTGAAGATCCGGTTGAGTACCTCTTCCAGAATGACAAGTCCATTATTGATCAGCGCGAGGTTCGCTTTGATACTATGAGTTTTTCCAGAGCAATGCGCGGGATGTTTCGTGAAGATGTGAATGTGCTGATGTTGGGTGAGATGAGGAGTCCGGAGACAATCGCCGCCGCCGTGACGGCCGCGGAGACCGGTCACTTGGTGCTGTCTACTCTCCATACCAACTCTGCTTCACAGACGATTGATCGCATTATCGATTCTTTCCCCGCGAACCAACAGAACCAGATTCGGATTCAATTGGCCGGTTCATTGGCGGGAATATTTTCCCAACGCTTATTGCCCCGTATTTCTGGTGGGCAGGTACCAGCCTACGAACTTCTAATCAACAATAATGCTATTGCCAACCTTATTCGTGAAGGGCGAACAGCTGAAATTGATGTGGTAATTGAAACTGGTTCCGAGAACGGGATGATCAATCTGAATCAGTCTCTATCGGATCTGATTCGTCGGGGCGAAATTACCCAAGAAACAGCTTATCGTTATTCTCTCAATCCCAAAGGTTTGGGGCGAATGATTTAG
- a CDS encoding type II secretion system F family protein, with protein sequence MLFNYKAVTKENQAQEGSIDAPGLELAISSLQRRGLIILDIKAADERGRGFLSRYFIFSRKPKMKDVVLLSRQIATMFEAKVSALATFRLLASEVESPVLKRALTEIADEINSGVLISTAMTKQEEVFSPFYVSMVKSGEESGKLSEAFNYLAAYLERSHGLVSKAKNALIYPAFIILSFIVVMILMLVFVIPKLSAILKETGQAIPIYTRAVIGLSQFFVDYGFFLLAGLVVLSVFVGRWLRTDSGRRSLSSFKLSIPYVGNLYQKLYLSRISDNLSTMLTSGISMVRALEITSEVVDNDVYKEIMLKSAESVKNGNQVSAVMSKYHEVPSILVQMFRVGEETGKLGSILETIARFYQREVYDAVDTLVDLIEPAMIVLLGAGVGILLTSVLVPIYNLASGI encoded by the coding sequence ATGCTATTTAATTATAAAGCGGTAACTAAGGAAAATCAGGCACAAGAGGGAAGCATTGACGCTCCGGGTTTGGAGTTGGCGATCTCCTCACTTCAACGTCGGGGTCTGATTATTCTAGATATCAAGGCGGCCGATGAAAGGGGGCGCGGTTTTCTCTCGCGTTACTTTATCTTTTCTCGTAAACCCAAGATGAAGGATGTTGTCCTGCTTTCGCGTCAGATTGCCACAATGTTTGAGGCGAAGGTCTCGGCCCTGGCCACCTTCCGCTTATTGGCGTCTGAAGTCGAAAGTCCGGTGCTGAAACGCGCCCTCACCGAGATTGCCGATGAGATCAATAGTGGTGTTCTTATCTCCACTGCGATGACCAAGCAGGAAGAAGTCTTCTCACCTTTCTATGTGAGTATGGTGAAGTCGGGTGAAGAATCCGGTAAATTATCGGAGGCGTTTAATTACTTGGCGGCCTATCTTGAGCGTTCTCACGGTCTGGTGAGCAAGGCCAAGAATGCGCTCATTTATCCAGCCTTCATCATCCTCTCCTTCATTGTGGTGATGATTTTGATGCTTGTTTTCGTGATTCCCAAACTTTCAGCTATCCTGAAGGAAACCGGACAGGCTATCCCAATCTATACTCGGGCGGTAATTGGTTTGAGTCAATTTTTCGTAGATTATGGCTTCTTCCTCTTGGCGGGACTTGTGGTCTTGTCCGTCTTCGTCGGCCGTTGGCTCCGGACAGACTCTGGTCGCCGTTCGCTCTCTTCCTTCAAGCTTTCCATCCCGTATGTGGGCAATCTCTATCAGAAACTCTATCTCTCAAGAATTTCCGATAACTTAAGCACAATGCTTACCTCCGGCATCTCGATGGTCCGCGCCCTGGAGATTACCTCTGAGGTTGTGGATAACGATGTCTATAAGGAAATTATGTTGAAATCAGCCGAATCGGTGAAGAATGGTAATCAGGTTTCTGCCGTAATGTCTAAGTATCACGAGGTTCCCTCAATTCTGGTTCAGATGTTTCGGGTTGGTGAAGAAACCGGTAAACTGGGCTCGATTCTAGAGACGATTGCCCGTTTCTACCAACGCGAGGTCTACGATGCCGTAGATACTCTGGTTGATCTGATTGAGCCGGCAATGATTGTGCTTCTTGGTGCGGGAGTGGGAATCTTGCTTACCTCTGTTCTGGTGCCAATTTATAACCTGGCTAGCGGTATTTAG
- a CDS encoding prepilin-type N-terminal cleavage/methylation domain-containing protein, giving the protein MNLKKGFTLIELLVVIAIIGILSGIVLSSLNTARGKGRDAAVQAQMANMRSQAELFYSNNNNYGTAVALGACVSAAGTLIDSANTSSLHALVLTGAIAGQSPQCVVNTTNAAWAVSALKPTNAAESFCVSNTQAVSSGGNHIAQAAGTCS; this is encoded by the coding sequence TTGAATCTTAAGAAAGGTTTTACCCTGATTGAGCTCTTGGTGGTTATCGCCATCATCGGTATTCTGTCAGGTATTGTGTTGAGTTCGCTCAATACGGCGAGAGGTAAGGGTCGGGATGCCGCTGTTCAGGCACAAATGGCAAACATGAGAAGTCAGGCAGAGTTGTTTTACTCAAATAACAACAACTATGGCACGGCTGTTGCTCTGGGTGCTTGTGTAAGTGCCGCTGGAACATTGATTGATTCTGCCAATACGTCCAGCTTGCACGCTCTGGTTCTTACTGGGGCTATTGCCGGGCAGAGTCCACAGTGTGTTGTTAATACAACAAACGCTGCCTGGGCGGTGTCTGCGCTTAAGCCCACCAATGCAGCGGAAAGTTTCTGTGTAAGTAATACTCAAGCAGTCAGCTCTGGGGGTAACCACATCGCCCAAGCTGCTGGGACTTGCTCCTAA
- a CDS encoding prepilin-type N-terminal cleavage/methylation domain-containing protein encodes MIKKGFTILEILIVIAIVGTLSGIILVFVSSARTSAADSTIKSSLGSLRKEASIYFNDSSLGNGRYNTTTFLKNSVCLIPGNSFWDGTFIANGSQGEKLITQALNGRAASLSRCLMDSAGTGWAAAVTSASSNGQYFCADHYGTNKITQTGLSLLTLLQAASGNGGIPICP; translated from the coding sequence ATGATTAAAAAAGGTTTTACAATTTTGGAAATTCTCATAGTTATAGCCATTGTTGGTACTTTGTCTGGGATTATACTCGTCTTTGTTTCTAGTGCTCGTACCAGTGCTGCCGATTCAACGATCAAATCTAGCTTGGGTAGCTTACGTAAGGAGGCGAGTATTTATTTCAATGACAGTTCTTTGGGTAACGGTCGTTACAACACAACGACGTTTTTGAAAAATAGCGTATGCCTGATTCCTGGTAATTCTTTCTGGGATGGTACATTTATTGCGAACGGTTCTCAGGGTGAAAAGTTGATAACCCAAGCTTTGAATGGTAGGGCGGCATCTTTGTCGAGATGTCTTATGGATTCTGCTGGTACTGGCTGGGCTGCCGCGGTAACTAGCGCGTCTAGTAACGGCCAGTATTTTTGTGCCGACCATTACGGCACCAATAAGATTACACAGACTGGTTTGTCACTGCTCACACTTCTTCAGGCGGCTTCGGGGAATGGAGGTATTCCCATTTGTCCGTAG
- a CDS encoding prepilin-type N-terminal cleavage/methylation domain-containing protein — protein sequence MSGKAGFTLIEILIVIAIIGLLSGIVVVFLSGARGRGYDVAIKSSLKEIRNLAEIYYSENGQYVSIPCGVSGITPGIAGALRSCILSTVSTYCRHSSVTPFSVFKDVNVLARAREACNASGGSNCDTSGGSTDNTFCKASNNDWAVAVKLRSDSSQWWCVDSSGANIQTSGSNADNGGSGSLTPINRINSGPATCQ from the coding sequence ATGTCAGGAAAAGCAGGCTTCACTCTGATTGAAATCCTAATTGTCATTGCGATAATTGGTCTCTTGTCTGGAATTGTCGTGGTGTTCTTGTCGGGTGCTAGGGGTAGAGGATATGACGTGGCTATTAAATCTAGTTTGAAGGAGATTAGAAATCTGGCAGAAATCTATTATTCGGAGAATGGACAGTATGTCAGTATTCCCTGTGGTGTTTCTGGTATAACACCTGGTATCGCTGGGGCCCTAAGAAGTTGCATTCTTTCTACGGTCAGTACTTATTGTCGACATAGTTCCGTGACACCATTTAGCGTTTTCAAGGACGTTAATGTGCTTGCCCGCGCCAGAGAAGCTTGTAATGCAAGCGGAGGGTCAAATTGTGATACTTCTGGTGGGTCAACTGATAATACCTTTTGTAAGGCCAGTAATAATGACTGGGCTGTAGCGGTTAAATTGCGTTCGGATTCCAGTCAGTGGTGGTGTGTCGACAGTAGTGGTGCGAACATCCAAACATCTGGGAGCAATGCTGATAATGGTGGCTCTGGCTCACTAACTCCAATAAATAGGATCAATAGTGGGCCCGCCACCTGTCAGTAG
- a CDS encoding prepilin peptidase has product MASFPHLTVFVLGLIVGSFLNVVIYRYNTGRSVARGRSRCLACSRNLHWFELVPVASFIALRGRCRRCLSGISWQYPLVELVTGLLFLLASWQFGINPASWPLLAVYLVILSLLVVITVYDFRHKIIPDGLVYAFIIFSILPVLFTREGVIIFNHLLAGLALFAFFFLLWAVSRGRWMGFGDAKLALGVGFLLGLTGGVSAIVFAFWFGALVSVCVLIYGQLSGRAKFGLKSEVPFAPFIVLGLFLNLFFHLNVIALF; this is encoded by the coding sequence GTGGCGAGCTTTCCTCATCTAACAGTTTTTGTTCTAGGGTTGATCGTTGGCAGTTTTCTTAATGTTGTAATTTATCGTTACAATACCGGAAGGAGTGTGGCTCGTGGTCGTTCGCGATGTCTGGCCTGCTCGCGCAATCTGCACTGGTTTGAACTGGTGCCAGTGGCGAGCTTCATTGCCCTGCGGGGGCGTTGTCGGCGGTGTTTGAGCGGTATCTCGTGGCAATATCCGCTGGTCGAGCTGGTTACCGGCTTACTCTTTCTTCTCGCCAGTTGGCAATTCGGCATCAACCCCGCTTCTTGGCCTCTGCTTGCGGTTTATCTTGTTATCCTCTCGCTCTTGGTGGTGATTACGGTCTATGACTTTCGCCACAAGATTATTCCGGACGGTCTCGTTTACGCCTTCATCATTTTCTCTATTTTACCTGTTCTTTTCACGCGGGAGGGTGTAATAATTTTTAATCATCTTCTTGCCGGCCTCGCTCTCTTTGCCTTCTTCTTCTTACTCTGGGCGGTTTCTCGTGGTCGGTGGATGGGCTTTGGCGACGCCAAACTGGCTCTTGGGGTGGGCTTCTTGCTTGGCTTAACTGGTGGTGTTTCGGCCATTGTGTTTGCTTTCTGGTTTGGAGCCTTGGTCAGCGTCTGCGTTCTCATCTACGGACAATTGTCTGGTCGGGCGAAGTTTGGTTTGAAGAGCGAGGTGCCCTTTGCCCCCTTTATCGTTCTCGGATTATTCCTGAATCTTTTCTTTCATCTCAATGTCATTGCCCTTTTTTAA